One window from the genome of Enterobacter asburiae encodes:
- the modE gene encoding molybdenum-dependent transcriptional regulator, giving the protein MQAEILLTLRLQQKLFADPRRIALLKQIEQTGSISQGAKNAGISYKSAWDAINDMNTLSEHPLVDRATGGKGGGGAVVTRYGQRLIQLYDLLAQIQQKAFDVLSDDDNVPLDSLLAAISRFSLQTSARNQWFGTVTARDNLQVQQHIEILLADGTTRLKAAITAQSAERLELDEGKEVLVLLKAPWVNITRDPDTAKAADNQLQGAISHIERGQAQCEVLMTLADGQQLCATIPLSEADGLEEGTVVTAWFNADRVIIATLC; this is encoded by the coding sequence ATGCAGGCCGAAATTCTTCTCACTCTACGACTTCAGCAAAAGCTTTTCGCCGATCCGCGACGTATCGCCCTGCTTAAACAAATAGAACAAACGGGCTCGATTAGCCAGGGGGCGAAAAACGCGGGCATCAGCTACAAAAGTGCCTGGGACGCCATCAATGACATGAACACCCTGAGCGAGCATCCGCTGGTGGACAGAGCCACTGGCGGAAAAGGGGGTGGAGGTGCGGTCGTCACGCGCTACGGCCAGCGACTGATTCAGCTTTACGATCTGCTAGCCCAGATCCAGCAAAAAGCGTTTGACGTTTTGAGCGACGACGATAACGTTCCGCTGGACAGTTTGCTGGCCGCCATTTCCCGCTTCTCGTTACAAACCAGCGCCCGCAACCAGTGGTTTGGAACGGTGACGGCGCGCGACAATCTCCAGGTACAGCAGCATATTGAGATCCTGCTTGCCGATGGCACCACCCGTCTGAAAGCCGCAATCACGGCGCAGAGCGCAGAGCGCCTGGAGCTGGATGAAGGTAAAGAGGTGCTGGTGCTGCTGAAAGCACCGTGGGTCAATATCACGCGCGATCCCGACACCGCAAAGGCAGCCGATAACCAGCTACAGGGCGCAATTAGCCATATCGAACGCGGCCAGGCGCAGTGCGAAGTGCTGATGACCCTGGCTGACGGGCAACAGCTTTGCGCGACGATACCGCTTAGCGAAGCGGACGGTTTAGAAGAAGGTACTGTCGTTACCGCCTGGTTCAACGCAGACCGGGTGATTATCGCCACATTGTGCTGA
- the modF gene encoding molybdate ABC transporter ATP-binding protein ModF, producing MSSLHISQGTFRLSDTRTLTIADLTIRAGESWAFVGTNGSGKSALARALAGELPLLKGECQGDFTRLTRLSFEQLQKLVSDEWQRNNTDLLSPGEEDTGRTTAEIIQDEVKDPARCQRLAERFGITALLNRRFKYLSTGETRKTLLCQALMSEPELLILDEPFDGLDVQSRAQLAALLESLNQQGYTLVLVLNRFDEIPDFIQHAGVLADCNLTETGEKTALLKQALIAQLAHSEQLDGITLPEPDAPAARHALDPHQPRIVLRDGMVSYEDRPILNRLSWTVNPGEHWQIVGPNGAGKSTLLSLVTGDHPQGYSNDLTLFGRRRGSGETIWDIKKHIGYVSSSLHLDYRVSTTVRNVILSGYFDSIGIYQAVSDKQHKLAQQWLDILGMDTRIADAPFHSLSWGQQRLALIVRALVKHPTLLILDEPLQGLDPLNRQLIRRFVDVLISEGETQLLFVSHHAEDAPSCITHRLEFVPDGEHYRYLQSKID from the coding sequence ATGTCATCATTGCATATTTCGCAAGGCACGTTTCGTCTTAGCGATACCCGAACGCTGACGATTGCTGATTTGACGATACGCGCGGGTGAAAGCTGGGCGTTTGTCGGCACTAACGGCAGCGGTAAATCCGCGCTGGCCCGCGCGCTGGCCGGCGAGCTTCCCCTCCTCAAGGGCGAATGCCAGGGCGACTTTACGCGCCTGACGCGCCTGTCATTTGAACAACTGCAAAAGCTGGTGAGCGACGAGTGGCAGCGCAACAACACCGATTTACTCAGCCCTGGCGAAGAAGATACCGGCCGTACGACGGCGGAAATTATTCAGGATGAGGTGAAAGATCCCGCCCGCTGTCAGCGCCTGGCAGAACGGTTCGGCATCACCGCCCTGCTGAACCGGCGCTTTAAATACCTTTCTACCGGCGAGACGCGGAAAACGCTGCTCTGCCAGGCGCTGATGAGCGAGCCCGAGCTGCTTATCCTCGACGAACCGTTTGACGGCCTTGACGTGCAGTCCCGTGCGCAGCTGGCGGCCCTGCTGGAATCGCTTAATCAGCAGGGATATACCCTGGTGCTGGTGCTTAACCGCTTCGATGAAATTCCGGATTTTATCCAGCATGCAGGCGTACTGGCTGACTGTAACCTGACCGAGACCGGTGAAAAGACAGCGCTGCTTAAGCAGGCGCTCATCGCCCAGCTCGCGCACAGTGAACAACTCGACGGTATTACCCTTCCGGAACCTGACGCCCCTGCGGCCCGCCACGCGCTTGATCCCCACCAGCCGCGCATCGTGCTGCGGGATGGGATGGTCTCTTATGAAGATCGCCCGATCCTCAACCGTCTTAGCTGGACGGTCAATCCTGGCGAGCACTGGCAGATTGTCGGCCCTAACGGCGCGGGAAAATCCACGCTGCTGAGCCTGGTAACCGGCGATCACCCGCAGGGCTATAGCAACGATCTGACGCTGTTCGGTCGGCGTCGCGGCAGCGGCGAAACCATCTGGGATATTAAAAAACATATCGGCTACGTCAGCAGCAGCCTGCATCTGGATTACCGGGTCAGTACCACGGTACGCAACGTGATCCTTTCCGGCTATTTTGATTCCATCGGTATTTATCAGGCGGTGTCGGACAAACAGCACAAGCTGGCCCAGCAGTGGCTGGATATCCTGGGCATGGACACCCGGATCGCTGACGCGCCGTTTCATAGCCTGTCGTGGGGGCAGCAGCGTCTGGCCCTGATCGTTCGCGCGCTGGTGAAACACCCTACGCTTCTGATCCTCGACGAACCGCTGCAGGGACTCGATCCGCTAAATCGACAGCTTATCCGCCGCTTTGTGGACGTGCTGATTAGCGAAGGTGAAACGCAGCTGCTGTTCGTTTCACACCATGCCGAAGATGCCCCCTCCTGCATCACGCATCGCCTGGAGTTTGTTCCGGACGGTGAGCAC